In Pyrus communis chromosome 1, drPyrComm1.1, whole genome shotgun sequence, the following are encoded in one genomic region:
- the LOC137743157 gene encoding PHAF1 protein At3g51130, producing MLQRPRRRCEGTAMGAIVLDLRPGLGIGPFTIGMPICEAFAQIEQEPNIYDVVHVKYYDEEPLKLDIVISFPDHGFHLRFDPWSQRLRLVEIFDIKRLQMRYANSLIGGPSTLATFVAVYALFGPTFPGIYDKDRGVYTLFYPGLSFAFPIPSQYTDCCLDREAELPLEFPDGTTPVTCRVSIYDSSTDKKVGVGSLMDKASAPPLPVGSLYMEEVHVKLGEELYFTVGGQNIPFGASPQDVWTELGRPCGIHQKQVDQMVIHSGLDTRPRTTLCGDYFYNYFTRGLDILFDGQTHKIKKFVLHTNYPGHADFNSYIKCNFVIFASDLGGSYQDVNNCKHRITASTKWEQVKEFLGDCGRAAIQTQGSTSNPFGSTFVYGYQNAAFEVMKNGYIATVTLFQSS from the exons ATGTTGCAGAGACCTCGACGCCGCTGCGAAGGCACCGCCATGGGCGCCATCGTCCTCGATCTACGACCCGGCCTCGGAATCGGACCCTTCACCATCG GAATGCCGATATGCGAAGCATTTGCTCAGATAGAGCAGGAGCCTAACATTTACGACGTTGTCCATGTGAAGTATTATGATGAG GAGCCCCTTAAGTTGGATATCGTTATCAGCTTTCCAGATCATGGTTTTCATCTTCGCTTTGATCCTTGGTCACAG AGGCTACGCcttgttgaaatatttgatatAAAACGACTTCAAATGCGCTATGCCAATTCTTTGATTGG GGGACCATCCACTCTAGCAACTTTTGTAGCTGTATATGCACTATTTGGGCCAACTTTCCCTGGAATTTATGACAAGGATAGAGGTGTCTACACTCTGTTTTACCCA GGGCTTTCCTTTGCTTTTCCAATTCCGAGCCAGTATACAGATTGCTGCCTAGATAGAGAAG CGGAATTACCATTAGAGTTTCCAGATGGAACCACACCAGTGACATGCCGCGTCTCCATATACGATAGTTCTACAGATAAAAAAGTTGGTGTGGGGTCCTTAATGGATAAGGCTTCCGCTCCTCCACTACCTGTTGGCAGCCTCTATATGGAAGAGGTGCATGTTAAg CTAGGGGAAGAATTATACTTTACTGTTGGTGGTCAGAATATTCCTTTTGGTGCATCACCTCAG GATGTTTGGACTGAATTGGGTCGTCCTTGTGGGATACATCAAAAGCAG GTAGACCAAATGGTTATTCATTCTGGCTTGGACACGCGCCCACGGACAACTCTTTGTGGCGATTATTTCTACAATTACTTTACCCGTGGTTTGGACATTTTATTTGATGGGCAG ACTCATAAAATCAAGAAGTTTGTTTTGCATACAAACTATCCTGGCCATGCAGATTTCAACTCGTACATAAAGTGCAATTTTGTCATATTTGCTTCTGATT TAGGGGGTTCTTATCAGGATGTCAATAACTGCAAACATAGGATTACAGCAAGCACAAAGTGGGAGCAAGTGAAG GAATTCCTTGGGGACTGTGGCCGAGCTGCTATCCAGACTCAAGGTTCTACAAGCAATCCGTTTGGATCTACTTTTGTATATGGTTATCAAAATGCTGCATTTGAG GTGATGAAGAATGGTTACATTGCCACTGTGACCCTTTTCCAGTCGTCGTGA